From the Balearica regulorum gibbericeps isolate bBalReg1 chromosome 4, bBalReg1.pri, whole genome shotgun sequence genome, one window contains:
- the LOC104632043 gene encoding 16 kDa beta-galactoside-binding lectin: MEQGLVVTQLDIQPGECIKVKGKILSDAKGFAVNVGKDSSTLMLHFNPRFDCHGDVNTIVCNSKECGVWGEEDRKADFPFQHGDKIEISISFNETEATVKLPDAEFQFPNRLGMEKIEYLAVEGDFKVKAIKFSEQL; encoded by the exons ATGGAGCAA GGACTGGTCGTTACTCAGCTGGACATCCAGCCTGGTGAGTGCATCAAGGTCAAAGGGAAGATCCTGTCCGATGCCAAAGG GTTTGCTGTGAATGTAGGGAAGGACAGCAGCACGCTCATGCTGCATTTCAACCCTCGCTTCGACTGTCACGGGGATGTCAACACCATTGTGTGCAATTCAAAGGAGTGCGGCGTGTGGGGTGAGGAGGACAGGAAGGCTGACTTTCCTTTCCAGCATGGTGACAAGATTGAG ATTTCCATCTCCTTCAATGAAACGGAGGCAACGGTGAAGCTGCCTGACGCAGAGTTCCAGTTCCCTAATCGGCTGGGCATGGAGAAAATTGAATACCTGGCTGTGGAGGGTGACTTCAAAGTCAAAGCCATTAAGTTCAGTGAACAGCTATag
- the SOWAHB gene encoding ankyrin repeat domain-containing protein SOWAHB — MARELSQEAVLDFLWAAGGRAPNTALLRHFQRFFRDPALTEQQRRERREYFKSLVNSLATVHPAAAPGASKDIVLRRRYRDLLDEELPPPEKQKEEEQKMEPPPPRRDPDRRRGPPGEAAEKGQPSGGRPPGAVVAGGCAARGRGGLCCECRRARRAAAGAPPGPGTPPRSRSPPPPVQPPPYRTRPLSSAPWALHPDGPPRSRLPPALPSGPGAPTPAGPSQSRSPQLPPAGPPPYETLQPPSTRPSRSRSPPGPGVPFPTGSAPFGSRPQQRPRELPPTQSLPPRPRVPPPNRLPQPRSPPQIPAGMPLLKAPPPSEGPAVKPPTGPSQSPLPSSCPRVLSPTDLPPSRSPQPPFAESPPARSLPLLSTSGVLPLSWSLQTLPASSSPSPPHLSGPDVLPFTRLPPSQSRSLQQLPTRPSPSPTRGSRVLTPNGPTQSQALLLHPYQTLPLPSGPGLLPARPPRSQSLLPARGPTGPQAPKSSRPAQPPIFRSIRCQLALLEVQGITPSPPDDCGQQPRTMTSKSFPRNVSSRGLSVPLGQREHAWLVAMSAGCWAQVRGLFLEEPELALHRDFMTGFTVLHWLAKHGDGPGLQELAAAARQAGLALDVDARSGCGYTPLHLAAIHGHQLVIKVLVLQLGCQVQVRDGNGRRPWEYLGSSTSGEIWQLLEAPRGTIMFPTQPLARTVSSVSKVSPSAGRAALPACLRPQHGRGAASHRSGSESD; from the exons ATGGCGCGGGAGCTGAGCCAGGAGGCCGTGCTGGACTTCCTCTGGGCGGCCGGGGGCCGAGCCCCCAACACGGCGCTGCTCCGCCACTTCCAGCGTTTCTTCCGCGACCCGGCGCTGACCGAGCAGCAGCGGCGAGAGCGCCGCGAATACTTCAAGAGCCTCGTCAATTCCCTGGCCACCGTCcaccccgccgccgctcccggcGCCTCCAAGGACATCGTCCTCCGCCGCAGGTACCGCGACCTCCTCGATGAGGAGCTGCCGCCGCCGGAGaaacagaaggaggaggagcagaagatggagccgccgccgccccgaCGCGACCCCGACCGGCGGCGCGGTCCCCCAGGGGAGGCGGCGGAGAAAGGGCAGCCCAGCGGGGGGCGGCCCCCGGGGGCCGTCGTCGCGGGGGGCTGCGCcgcccggggccgcggcggACTCTGCTGTGAGTGCCGCCGGGCGCGCCGCGCTGCCGCCGgcgccccgccgggccccgggacgccgccccgctcccgctccccgccgccccccgtGCAGCCGCCCCCGTACCGGACCCGGCCGTTGTCCTCGGCCCCCTGGGCGCTGCACCCCGACgggccgccccgctcccggctCCCCCCGGCGCTACCGTCGGGTCCTGGGGCGCCAACCCCCGCTGGGCCGTCCCAGTCCCGATCGCCGCAGCTGCCTCCCGCCGGGCCGCCCCCGTACGAGACCCTGCAGCCGCCCTCAACCAGACCATCCCGGTCTCGGTCTCCGCCGGGACCCGGGGTGCCGTTTCCCACTGGGTCAGCCCCGTTCGGGTCCCGGCCACAACAACGCCCTAGAGAGCTGCCCCCAACCCAATCCCTGCCGCCGCGCCCCCGGGTGCCGCCCCCTAACAGGCTGCCTCAGCCCCGGTCTCCGCCACAGATCCCCGCCGGGATGCCCCTACTGAAGGCCCCACCACCCTCAGAGGGCCCAGCGGTAAAGCCCCCCACCGGTCCATCCCAGTCCCCACTGCCATCATCGTGCCCCAGGGTGCTGTCCCCCACCGACCTGCCCCCATCCCGGTCCCCACAGCCACCCTTCGCCGAGTCACCCCCAGCCCGGTCCCTGCCATTGCTGTCCACCTCAGGGGTGCTGCCCCTGTCCTGGTCCCTGCAGAcgctccctgccagctcctccccatccccaccacaTCTATCAGGCCCAGATGTGCTACCCTTCACCAGGCTGCCCCCATCACAGTCCCGGTCCCTGCAGCAGCTTCCCACCAGgccatccccatccccaacGAGGGGATCCAGGGTGCTGACCCCAAATGGACCAACCCAATCTCaagccctgctgctgcacccaTACCAAACCCTGCCACTGCCATCGGGTCctggg ctgctccctgccaggcCACCCCGATCGCAGTCCTTGCTGCCAGCACGGGGCCCCACAGGGCCCCAGGCCCCCAAGAGCAGTCGCCCAGCACAGCCGCCCATCTTCAGGAGCATCAGGTGCCAGCTTGCTTTGCTGGAGGTGCAGGGCATCACCCCATCACCGCCAGATGACTGTGGGCAGCAGCCCCGCACAATGACCTCCAAGAGCTTCCCTAGGAATGTCTCAAGCCGGGGGCTGTCGGTGCCGCTGGGGCAGCGGGAACACGCCTGGCTCGTGGCCATgtcagcagggtgctgggctcaGGTGCGAGGGCTCTTCCTGGAAGAGCCGGAGCTGGCCCTGCATCGGGACTTCATGACAGGCTTCACAGTCCTTCACTGGCTGGCCAAGCACGGCGATGGGCCAGgcctgcaggagctggcagcgGCGGCACGGCAGGCTGGGCTGGCCTTGGATGTGGATGCCCGCTCGGGCTGCGGGTACACTCCGCTGCACCTGGCTGCCATACACGGCCACCAGCTTGTCATCAAGGTGCTGGTGCTGCAACTGGGGTGCCAGGTGCAGGTGCGGGACGGCAACGGGCGACGGCCCTGGGAGTACCTAGGCAGCTCCACCTCGGGGGAGATCTGGCAGCTCCTGGAGGCACCCCGAGGCACGATTATGTTCCCCACGCAGCCCCTGGCCCGCACCGTGTCATCTGTCAGCAAGGTCTCGCCGTCCGCCGgcagggcagcgctgcctgcctgcctcagGCCGCAGCACGGCCGTGGGGCGGCATCCCACCGAAGTGGCAGTGAGAGTGACTAA